A window from Cryptomeria japonica chromosome 1, Sugi_1.0, whole genome shotgun sequence encodes these proteins:
- the LOC131032523 gene encoding FBD-associated F-box protein At2g26860, which yields MSTHDAFYTLPDSLVAFILSKMPIKDAVKSSILSKRWRFLYTQMPQLTFTPHDIFGPTCSSRYPLIRPSVEQIISNILVLHSGNLEAFHLHGTRFDFINRREFSHDSVCKWVRYASWCNVKHLTLFDCNTHDALKEMLPPALFSCTHLVTLRLRNYFLTSFPINFIGFPHLITCELRDVQLTDGFLVSLISLCPLLQKLEAIRHAGLDNAAIFSSTIEHLYLESVKSLSVNCPKLKILSGYRIENLSVNGVRFYELSFAISNVEMHCGGTLRKLTMCFSQGQRNNPGIISASRFLHIMGNFQSLKTLVIHMSNPFEREPDMDVYVFNLLHKLPNLQELSISGLFVQELARDPIPVCLTPPHLYLKKVRIGLCGFDLDNKEVAVISCLLQSMPSLELLEIQLPDVYDDDDGQIFIDDGQCLKLLKDILYMRRASLLARIVVLD from the exons ATGTCTACCCACGATGCATTCTACACGCTTCCTGATTCTCTTGTTGCTTTCATACTATCAAAAATGCCAATAAAAGACGCTGTCAAATCTTCTATTCTTTCCAAGAGGTGGAGGTTTCTCTATACTCAAATGCCTCAACTCACTTTCACTCCACATGATATTTTCGGGCCTACTTGCTCTTCTCGCTATCCGCTCATCAGGCCAAGCGTTGAGCAAATTATTTCCAACATCTTGGttctgcactcaggcaatctggaggCCTTTCACCTCCATGGCACCAGGTTTGATTTTATCAACCGGCGGGAATTCTCTCATGACAGTGTGTGCAAATGGGTAAGGTATGCATCTTGGTGTAATGTCAAACACCTCACTCTTTTTGATTGCAACACGCACGATGCATTAAAAGAAATGCTACCCCCTGCCCTCTTTTCATGTACGCATCTGGTAACATTACGTCTGCGCAACTACTTTCTCACCAGCTTTCCGATTAATTTCATTGGATTCCCTCACCTCATTACTTGTGAACTCCGTGATGTTCAATTGACAGATGGATTTTTAGTCTCATTGATTTCCCTCTGCCCCCTTCTGCAAAAACTTGAAGCAATAAGACACGCTGGGCTAGATAACGCCGCAATTTTTTCATCCACTATTGAACATTTGTATTTAGAAAGCGTAAAATCTCTGTCTGTTAACTGCCCCAAACTCAAAATTCTGTCGGGGTACAGGATTGAGAATTTGAGTGTGAATGGTGTAAGGTTTTATGAGCTTTCTTTTGCCATCTCAAATGTAGAAATGCACTGTGGAGGTACTCTGAGGAAATTGACCATGTGTTTCTCACAAGGACAACGAAACAATCCAGGAATTATTTCAGCGAGCAGATTTCTTCACATCATGGGCAACTTCCAGTCCTTGAAGACACTTGTCATACACATGTCCAATCCCTTTGAAAGGGAACCAGATATGGATGTTTATGTATTTAACCTACTTCACAAGCTTCCAAATCTTCAGGAGCTCTCTATATCGGGCTTATTTGTTCAG GAGTTGGCAAGAGACCCTATACCTGTTTGCCTCACCCCTCCACATCTTTATCTCAAGAAAGTACGCATAGGACTTTGTGGGTTTGACCTTGACAATAAAGAAGTTGCAGTAATAAGTTGCTTGCTTCAGAGTATGCCCTCTCTTGAATTATTGGAAATTCAGCTGCCTGatgtatatgatgatgatgatggtcaaaTATTTATTGATGACGGTCAATGTTTGAAGCTCCTGAAAGATATTTTGTATATGAGGAGAGCATCCTTACTGGCAAGGATAGTTGTACTAGATTAG